One Agelaius phoeniceus isolate bAgePho1 chromosome 7, bAgePho1.hap1, whole genome shotgun sequence DNA segment encodes these proteins:
- the SPEG gene encoding striated muscle preferentially expressed protein kinase isoform X4 produces MAGTYHRAMGNALFSFPLQKTGHSRRFGRFTHVFRSCRKQSYDSETGEDESGDPQVTQRSDLQDETAFSTPTGGSDTLVDASMNTTPTSVLALSQAEERSSWSGSQQTVVEKETDASLSARGPYLRPTAWPQPQGTPSSIPQGGYRRDDLHRGPVSPKPGAEPPRSPAALPLTAKPPIVRSPSPRAGTCLQPPTGTASQPAARGPGVPSFTPVTPRKKSSVPVEYQDVVPEEYEEKIKKPKSSGYSQGSTQDSRPQTPMSDTSGRISVRASPKLVRAGSRIFERLQYFEERQRSLEQDSPFPARPNLPLRKTRSLDQPGSGPRRASTPGGSREDLREGGRWEPGSTAACRRLAFRQKAASFDERGKFANRVYAIEHKFAEELSRIKRTVSKQQLRRSQELCKAGSPPAPSPPAASEPPAPRAPRTPRTSSSQGAGGRKALPPKSCPPAESTHVIQHLALSSVALVGPDGEPLPGGQRGKRAPVGGGGAAGQPSSVEDARKGLQQEGFGEVKKKEQWPLAQASPQGRVALSQAGPAGGSLYPDGGPARGPGALNEALAARLAVPHGLYRRPETPTEVRFLPWAKPGMEQEARLERSWAGQHGVGREVERRQMKVSEKKESGRMAQEGRSTRSKGKGRRARPTSPELESSDDSYVSAGEDPLEAPIFEIPIQDMAVVVGAEVLLKCIVTANPQPEVSWRKDGVPLRSSTTRPIKAEGERHTLLVRSARVADAGLYTVTAANEVGATCCSAILSVRPAPVVERHGNLPPAVGQVSPITSDEEYLSPLEEFPESGTPQHRPAMKLQPRAEHGAARGSPEATFKASPTFEVSLSDQSVLEGQDVSMSVRVRGEPKPIIYWLRNRQPVKYGRRHHAEEAEGVRGLFTLHILAAEHTDTGFYTCKAVNEYGTKQCEAKLEVRARPECQSLAIVVPLQDLVVGAGELAVFECMVAGPPDMDVDWLSRGRLLQPALLKCKMHFDGRKCKLLLTSVHEDDSGIYTCKLSTAKDELTCSARLTVQPSVQPLFTRKLEDVDVVEGRTARFVCMISGTPPPTVTWTHFGLPVQEGENVRIQQDGGLHSLVIVHVGSEDEGQYKATARNIHGHVECSAELYVEEPRPSAASQISKLEKMPSIPEEPEQVETETECFTMPDFLKPLHNLDVVESKEAVLECQVAGMPYPSITWYHNGSRIDSTDDRKMMQYKDIHRLVFTAVSHAHAGVYKSVIANKVGKATCYAHLYVTDVVPTPPDGPPTVASVTGRAITLTWNKPKWLDAAIDPNSVTYVVQMQVLGTMQWVVLVTGVQDTTYTVHRLTKGAQYLFRVITATPKSNSKPSPPVGPVQLLDRGPYLEEAPVILDKPDVVYVVEGQPASITITINHVEAIVTWKRAGQVLGELEGTCETMMPDDDQHCLRLLRVGQGAGGLLACEVSNRHGTAHCTLRLRLAEAPRFESIMEDIDAQEGETPRFAVVVEGKPLPDIMWYKDGELLEESSHLSFVYEDNECSLVVLGAAEPDSGVYTCTAKNLAGEVSCKAELVVRAAQPTADATMEEDALHKARRLTDYYDVHEEIGRGAFSYLRRVTEKSTRLDFAAKFIPGRTKAKQSARRELHILSQLDHERIVFFHDAFEKKNAVIMVMELCSEEELLDRMVRKPSVCESEVRSYMRQVLEGICYLHQHSVLHLDIKPENLLMADLSSEQIRICDFGNAQELTSEEPQYCKYGTPEFVGPEIVNQTPVSSVTDIWPVGVIAYLCLTGISPFVGENDKTTLMNIRNYNVAFEERMFQGLTREAKGFVIKVLVNDKLRPNAEQTLEHPWFKTLAKGKVISTDHLKLFISRRKWQRSQISYKCNMVLRPIPELLEDTSNHLSIAVPRHLKESPALSSSSDSDDLDELPFIPMPHQVEFSGSRMSLNEIPTDDETIGTSEGLQPEGDASAMEWQSQGTGKPGVALGKRTRSAGPRRPCAEVEAPGSSDEEAPEAQKRPEYPRKAMRKGSSLESPGSARRGELKRGSSADSALLLQQLPGTEEGAEAARDPRGALAKAASMELPRRKMVWGEDDHAQRLELMRQRLLRGSSGDSKVSGLRGPLLETLGVSPDKKVSRSARLEAPAVPRLVRAASSEATSPRLLPAECRLQKSSSFSHGDAEPVVRHRRSGAPLEIPVACLEAQRLKESPSLSALSDARPTVPPDTPSTPTPPPAEISVPQAGPAKAASGRRRVPEEHGPPGASKAATTTGKKPTDRGQEDKTPTKAAGASGEGAARTGAPTPPKSTTPVPQTHIKSSYAKMMQVMGGIQGGETVTKEPPPTTNEPPPNIKETPPASPAKPPTPAARREVKPTGSSSSLVIQDIDSEEVFEAKFKRSRESSLTRGLKRLTRSRSEDRHLAGPPASDEGIYRPTPAGVPLELRRDRPTGLAAKSKSVQDLHEVEKDGGFFRRMSILLKRTPPAERKKSMGEDGGTETPPGGRRFSWSMALASSRERRDSESLKSEPGGGGESESPAVAVRRKISATMERVSARLRSVSDERPEGEGSRQLRRASSEGESLRPGPAPAPAPSSESLRSEASTGSSASAKGGGDSQKRSRWERWGLSRGKKEKMASQPNIPSSLLREEGLAAGRPHTPSESDFPPIFHIKLKDQVLLEGEALTLCCLPAGSPTPRILWMKDKRSLQPDSGLNVVSCKDGRQMLTIAKVSRKDAGLYECAAANILGTAISSCTLAVARLPGRPGTPEVPQKYKNTVLVLWKPAESKAPCTYTLERRLEGEHEWKIVSTGITDCYFNVTELPPGSTAKFRVACVNKAGQGPYSNPSVKVHLEAADAGAALAKDVAVPIPEKVASSRSTQTLEEHVEPVAAGAPPTTPPRKHKGVVQKAAGAEQEGAPTGVLPPPAPREEGVPPDLELPPNITVYVPPELMFTPPRTAASPHTDTPTPGSPAPPTDASPPPQAPSPSKSSPTVSPVSTTPSSAPTPSPTPNTTPSRKMPPYMVTSFISMPPTSPPAQEPTTTPPPSKEPPAASGVPGAKDSTSLRQGVPQKPYTFLDEKARGRFGVIRLCKENATGKHFMAKIVPYEAERKQSVLQEYEILKALHHERIMALHEAYITPRYLVLICENCAGKEILYSIVDRFRYSEDDVVSYVLQLLQGLEYLHSRRIVHLDIKPDNIIISGTNALKIIDFGSAQTYNPLVLRQLGRRAGTLEYMSPEVVKGDPVGSAADVWGVGVLTYIMLSGRSPFFELDPIETENRILAGRFDAFKLYPNVSQTAALFIRKVLTVHPWSRPTVKDCFANTWLQDAYLMKLRRQTLTFTTNRLKEFLVDHQRRRGEAVTKHKVLLRSYQGGQPPGPQ; encoded by the exons cagcatcccccagggAGGCTACCGGAGAGATGACCTCCACAGAGGCCCTGTCTCTCCAAAGCCTGGTGCAGAGCCCCCAAGATCCCCCGCTGCTCTGCCACTGACTGCTAAGCCACCCATCGTCCGCTCACCATCTCCTCGCGCTGGCACATGTCTGCAGCCGCCCACCGGCACCGcatcccagcctgctgcccGTGGCCCTGGCGTCCCCTCCTTCACACCCGTGACCCCCCGCAAGAAGTCCTCGGTGCCGGTAGAGTACCAGGACGTCGTTCCTGAGGAGTACGAGGAGAAGATCAAGAAGCCCAAGTCCTCTGGGTACTCACAGGGAAGCACACAGGACTCCCGTCCGCAGACACCCATGAGCGACACCTCCGGCCGCATCTCCGTCCGGGCATCGCCCAAGCTGGTGCGTGCTGGCTCCAGGATCTTTGAACGGCTGCAGTACTTTGAGGAGCGGcagaggagcctggagcaggacaGCCCCTTTCCCGCGCGGCCCAACCTGCCGCTGCGCAAGACGCGCTCCTTGGACCAGCCCGGCAGCGGCCCGCGCCGCGCCAGCACTCCGGGCGGCTCGCGGGAGGACCTGCGGGAAGGCGGCCGCTGGGAGCCGGGCAGCACGGCCGCCTGCCGGCGCCTGGCCTTCCGGCAGAAAGCCGCCTCCTTCGACGAGCGGGGCAAGTTCGCCAACCGCGTCTACGCCATCGAGCACAAGTTTGCGGAGGAGCTGAGCCGCATCAAGCGGACGGTCTCCAAGCAGCAGCTGCGGCGCTCCCAGGAGCTCTGCAAAGCCGGGTCGCCCCCGGCACCCTCACCCCCCGCGGCCAGCGAGCCCCCCGCACCCCGTGCCCCCCGCACCCCCCGCACCTCTTCCTCTCAGGGCGCCGGCGGACGCAAGGCACTGCCGCCCAAGAGCTGCCCGCCGGCAGAGAGCACACACGTCATCCAGCACCTGGCACTTTCCAGCGTGGCCTTGGTGGGACCTGATGGGGAGCCGCTGCCAGGGGGGCAGCGCGGGAAGAGAGCCCCGGTGGGGGGGGGTGGGGCGGCTGGACAGCCCAGCTCAGTGGAGGATGCCAGGAAGGGTCTGCAGCAAGAAGGCTTTGGGGaagtgaagaagaaggagcagtGGCCATTGGCACAAGCCAGCCCGCAGGGAAGGGTGGCTCTCTCGCAGGCGGGGCCCGCCGGAGGCAGTCTGTACCCAGATGGAGGCCCTGCCCGTGGCCCCGGGGCGCTGAACGAGGCTCTGGCTGCCCGGCTGGCCGTGCCCCACGGACTGTACCGGCGGCCAGAGACGCCCACAGAAGTGCGGTTCCTGCCTTGGGCAAAGCCGGGCATGGAGCAGGAAGCTCGTCTGGAGCGAAGCTGGGCAGGACAGCACGGTGTGGGCAGGGAGGTGGAGAGAAGGCAGATGAAAGTgtcagagaagaaagagagTGGCCGGATGGCTCAAGAAGGCAGGAGCACACGGAGCAAGGGGAAGGGACGCCGAGCCAGGCCCACCTCTCCAGAACTAG AGTCCTCAGATGACTCCTATGTCTCAGCGGGTGAAGACCCCCTGGAAGCCCCCATCTTTGAGATCCCCATCCAGGACATGGCCGTTGTCGTGGGGGCAGAGGTGCTGCTCAAGTGCATTGTCACGGCCAACCCCCAGCCAGAAG TGTCCTGGAGGAAGGACGGGGTCCCGCTGCGGAGCAGCACGACGCGCCCCATCAAGGCGGAGGGCGAGCGCCACACGCTACTGGTGCGTAGCGCCCGGGTGGCGGACGCCGGGCTGTACACTGTCACCGCGGCCAACGAGGTGGGGGCCACCTGCTGCAGCGCCATCCTCAGCGTGCGGCCCG CACCCGTTGTGGAGCGGCATGGGAACTTGCCCCCCGCCGTCGGCCAGGTCAGCCCCATCACATCGGACGAGGAGTACCTGAGCCCATTGGAGGAGTTCCCCGAGTCCGGCACCCCCCAGCACCGACCGGCCATGAAGCTGCAGCCAAGAGCAGAGCATGGGGCTGCCCGTGGCTCCCCTGAGGCCACCTTCAAGGCTTCACCCACCTTTGAG GTATCCTTGTCGGACCAGTCGGTGCTGGAGGGGCAGGATGTTAGCATGAGCGTCCGCGTCCGTGGGGAGCCCAAGCCCATCATTTACTG GCTGAGAAACAGGCAGCCAGTGAAGTATGGGCGCCGGCACCATGCAGAGGAGGCAGAGGGCGTGCGGGGGCTCTTCACGCTGCACATCCTGGCGGCGGAGCACACTGACACCGGCTTCTACACCTGCAAGGCCGTCAACGAGTATGGCACCAAGCAGTGCGAGGCCAAGCTGGAGGTCAGAG CTCGCCCCGAGTGCCAGTCCCTGGCCATCGTGGTTCCCCTGCAGGACTTGGTGGTCGGGGCGGGGGAGCTGGCGGTCTTTGAGTGCATGGTGGCCGGCCCGCCAGACATGGACGTGGACTGGCTGTCCCGGGGCcggctgctccagcctgcacTGCTCAAATGCAAGATGCATTTTGATGGGCGCAAGTGCAAGCTGCTGCTCACCTCTGTGCATGAAGATGACAGCGGAATCTACACCTGCAAGCTCAGCACTGCCAAAG ATGAGCTGACCTGCAGTGCCCGGCTGACGGTGCAGCCCTCTGTGCAGCCGCTCTTCACCCGCAAGCTGGAGGACGTGGACGTGGTGGAAGGGCGGACAGCGCGCTTTGTCTGCATGATCAGTGGGACTCCCCCTCCGACGGTTACCTGGACTCACTTTG GCCTGCCAGTGCAGGAGGGGGAGAACGTGCGGATTCAGCAGGACGGAGGGCTGCACTCACTGGTCATTGTGCACGTGGGCAGTGAAGATGAAGGGCAGTACAAGGCAACCGCCAGGAACATCCATGGCCATGTGGAGTGCTCTGCTGAGCTCTATGTGGAGGAGCCACGGCCATCTGCAGCCTCCCAGAT CTCTAAGCTGGAGAAGATGCCATCCATCCCAGAGGAGCCAGAGCAGGTGGAGACAGAGACAGAGTGCTTCACCATGCCTGATTTCCTGAAGCCACTGCACAACCTGGACGTGGTGGAGTCGAAGGAGGCTGTGCTGGAGTGCCAGGTGGCCGGGATGCCCTACCCCTCCATCACCTGGTACCACAATGGCTCCCGAATTGACAGCACTGATGACCGCAAGATGATGCAAT ATAAAGACATCCATCGCCTGGTATTCACAGCTGTGAGCCACGCACATGCTGGTGTCTACAAAAGTGTCATTGCCAACAAAGTGGGGAAGGCCACGTGCTATGCACACCTCTATGTCACCG ATGTGGTGCCAACCCCCCCAGACGGGCCCCCCACTGTGGCCTCAGTGACTGGCAGAGCCATCACGCTGACCTGGAACAAGCCCAAGTGGCTGGACGCTGCCATAG ACCCTAACTCGGTGACCTACGTGGTGCAAATGCAAGTGCTGGGCACGATGCAGTGGGTGGTGCTGGTGACCGGCGTGCAGGATACCACGTACACAGTGCACAGGCTGACCAAGGGTGCCCAGTACCTCTTCCGTGTCATCACTGCCACTCCCAAGAGCAACAGCAAGCCCTCCCCACCTGTGGGGCCCGTACAGCTCCTGGACCGGG GTCCCTACCTGGAGGAGGCCCCAGTCATCCTGGACAAACCAGATGTGGTGTATGTGGTAGAAGGCCAGCCAGCctccatcaccatcaccatcaaCCATGTGGAGGCCATTGTCACCTGGAAGAG ggctgggcaggtgtTGGGGGAACTGGAGGGCACGTGTGAGACGATGATGCCAGACGATGACCAGCACTGCCTGCGGCTGCTTCGCGTGGGccagggggctggggggctgctggCCTGTGAGGTGAGCAACCGCCACGGCACTGCCCACTGCACCCTGCGCCTCCGCCTCGCAG AGGCACCGCGTTTTGAGTCCATCATGGAGGACATCGATGCCCAGGAAGGGGAGACACCACGATTCGCTGTGGTGGTGGAGGGGAAACCACTGCCGGACATCATGTGGTACAAG gatggggagctgctggaggagagcaGCCACCTGAGCTTCGTATATGAGGACAATGAGTGCTcgctggtggtgctgggtgcTGCCGAGCCTGACAGTGGCGTCTACACCTGCACAGCCAAGAATCTGGCTGGGGAGGTCTCCTgcaaagcagagctggtggTGCGGGCAG cccagcccactGCGGATGCCACCATGGAGGAGGATGCGCTGCACAAGGCACGACGCCTGACCGACTACTATGATGTGCATGAGGAGATCGGGAG GGGGGCTTTCTCCTATCTGCGGAGGGTGACAGAGAAGAGCACCCGGCTGGACTTTGCTGCCAAGTTCATCCCTGGGAGGACCAAGGCTAAGCAGTCGGCGCGGCGGGAGCTGCACATTCTCTCTCAGCTGGACCACGAGCGCATCGTCTTCTTCCACGATGCCTTTGAGAAGAAGAATGCTGTCATCATGGTCATGGAGCT TTGCTCTGAAGAAGAGTTGCTGGACAGGATGGTGAGGAAGCCCTCAGTGTGTGAGTCGGAG GTCCGCTCCTACATGCGGCAGGTCCTGGAAGGGATCTGCTACCTGCATCAGCACAGTGTCCTGCACCTGGACATCAAA CCAGAAAACCTCCTGATGGCAGATTTGAGCAGCGAGCAGATCCGGATCTGTGACTTCGGCAATGCACAGGAGCTGACGTCTGAGGAGCCACAGTACTGCAAGTATGGCACCCCTGAGTTCGTGGGCCCTGAGATTGTCAACCAGACCCCTGTCTCCAGCGTCACTGACATCTG GCCTGTGGGGGTTATCGCATACCTCTG CCTGACAGGGATCTCTCCCTTCGTGGGGGAGAATGACAAGACAACGCTGATGAACATCCGCAACTACAATGTGGCCTTTGAGGAGAGGATGTTCCAGGGGCTCACCCGGGAAGCCAAGGGCTTTGTCATCAAAGTGCTGGTCAATGACAAGCT GAGACCCAATGCAGAACAGaccctggagcatccctggtTTAAG acactggCAAAGGGCAAGGTCATCAGCACCGACCACCTCAAGCTCTTCATCTCGCGTCGGAAATGGCAG cGCTCACAGATCAGCTACAAGTGCAACATGGTGCTGCGGCcgatcccagagctgctggaggacaCGTCCAACCACCTCTCCATCGCCGTGCCCCGGCATCTCAAAGAGTCACCAGCGCTGTCGTCCTCCTCAGACTCAGACGACCTGGATGAGCTGCCCTTCATCCCCATGCCACACCAGGTGGAGTTCTCTGGCTCCCGCATGTCCCTCAATGAGATCCCCACAGACGATGAGACCATTGGGACATCCGAGGGGCTGCAGCCGGAGGGGGATGCCTCTGCCATGGagtggcagagccagggcacagggaagcctggggtggccctggggaagcGGACAAGGAGTGCTGGGCCACGGCGACCATGTGCAGAGGTGGAGGCACCTGGTTCCTCTGATGAGGAAGCCCCCGAAGCCCAGAAGCGTCCGGAGTATCCTCGCAAAGCCATGAGGAAGGGTTCCAGCCTGGAGTCCCCAGGGAGTGCCCGTCGGGGAGAGCTGAagaggggcagctctgctgacagCGCCCTGCTGCTCCAACAGCTCCCAGGGACTGAGGAGGGGGCTGAGGCAGCCCGGGACCCCCGTGGGGCCCTAGCCAAGGCAGCCTCCATGGAGTTGCCAAGGAGAAAGATGGTCTGGGGGGAGGATGATCATGCCCAGCGCCTGGAGCTGATGCGCCAGCGGCTGCTGCGGGgaagctctggggacagcaaggTCAGTGGCCTGCGGGGTCCCCTCCTGGAGACCCTGGGGGTCAGCcctgacaagaaagtctcacggTCAGCCCGCCTGGAGGCTCCAGCAGTGCCACGGCTGGTGCGGGCAGCCTCCAGTGAAGCCACCTCGCCGCGCCTCCTCCCCGCTGAGTGCCGGCTGCAGAAGAGCAGCTCCTTCAGCCACGGGGATGCGGAGCCTGTCGTCCGGCACCGACGCTCCGGTGCGCCCCTGGAGATCCCAGTGGCCTGCCTGGAGGCACAACGGCTCAAGGAgtccccctctctctctgcccTCTCTGATGCTCGGCCCACAGTGCCACCAGACACCCCAAGCACACCCACACCCCCTCCAGCAGAGATCTCCGTTCCCCAGGCTGGCCCTGCAAAGGCTGCCTCGGGGAGGAGGCGCGTCCCTGAGGAACATGGCCcacctggggccagcaaggctgCCACCACCACAGGGAAGAAGCCCACGGACAGGGGACAGGAGGACAAGACACCCACCAAGGCTGCTGGAGccagtggggagggggctgccaGGACAGGAGCTCCCACCCCACCAAAGTCCACAACCCCTGTTCCCCAAACCCACATAAAGTCTTCCTATGCCAAGATGATGCAAGTCATGGGAGGTATTCAAGGCGGGGAGACAGTCACCAAGGAGCCCCCACCAACCACCAACGAGCCCCCCCCAAACATCAAGGAGACCccaccagccagccctgccaagcccccTACGCCAGCAGCAAGGAGGGAGGTGAAACCCACcggctcctccagctccttaGTCATCCAGGACATCGATTCGGAGGAGGTCTTTGAGGCCAAGTTCAAGCGGAGCCGCGAATCATCCCTCACCCGGGGGCTGAAGCGCCTCACCCGCTCCCGCTCCGAGGACCGGCACCTGGCCGGCCCCCCAGCCTCTGACGAGGGCATCTACCGTCCTACACCGGCCGgcgtgcccctggagctgcgcAGGGACCGGCCCACCGGGCTGGCAGCCAAGTCCAAGTCGGTGCAGGACCTGCATGAGGTGGAGAAGGATGGGGGCTTCTTCCGGAGGATGTCCATACTTCTCAAGCGGACCCCGCCCGCTGAGAGAAAGAAGAGCATGGGGGAGGACGGAGGcactgagaccccacctggtgGGCGCCGCTTCTCCTGGAGCATGGCTCTGGCCAGCTCCAGAGAGCGGAGGGACTCAGAGAGCCTCAAGTCAGAGCCGGGGGGTGGTGGGGAGAGCGAGTCACCGGCGGTGGCTGTGCGGAGGAAGATCAGTGCCACCATGGAGCGGGTCTCGGCGCGGCTTCGCAGCGTGTCGGATGAACGGCCGGAGGGCGAGGGCTCCCGGCAGCTCCGTCGCGCCAGCTCCGAGGGTGAGAGCTTGCGGCCGGggcccgcccccgcccccgcgCCCTCCTCCGAGTCCCTGCGCTCCGAGGCCAGCACAggctcctctgcctctgccaaAG GTGGGGGTGACAGTCAGAAGAGGTCCCGCTGGGAGCGCTGGGGGCTCTCCCGGGGCAAGAAGGAGAAGATGGCCTCACAGCCCAACATCCCCTCCAGCCTTCTGCGGGAGGAGGGACTCGCCGCCGGCCGGCCACACACACCCAGTGAATCGG ATTTCCCCCCTATTTTCCACATCAAGCTGAAGGaccaggtgctgctggagggcGAGGCGCTGACCCTCTGCTGCCTTCCTGCTGGCAGCCCAACCCCACGGATCCTCTGGATGAAAG ACAAGAGGTCCCTGCAGCCTGACAGTGGGCTGAACGTCGTCTCCTGCAAGGACGGACGTCAGATGCTCACCATTGCCAAGGTCTCCAGGAAGGATGCAGGGCTGTACGAGTGTGCAGCTGCCAACATCCTGGGCACAGCCATCAGCTCCTGCACGCTGGCTGTGGCAC GACTCCCTGGGCGGCCAGGCACCCCGGAGGTCCCCCAGAAGTACAAGAACACGGTGCTGGTGCTGTGGAAGCCCGCTGAGAGCAAAGCCCCCTGCACCTACACACTGGAGCGCAGACTGGAAG GGGAGCACGAGTGGAAGATTGTCAGCACTGGTATCACTGACTGCTACTTCAATGTGACTGAGCTGCCTCCAGGGAGCACTGCCAAGTTTCGTGTGGCCTGTGTCAacaaggctgggcagggaccctACAGCAACCCCTCAGTAAAGGTGCATCTTGAGGCAGCAG ACGccggagctgccctggccaAGGATGTTGCTGTCCCCATTCCTGAGAAGGTGGCTTCCAGCCGGTCAACCCAGACACTCGAGGAGCATGTGGagcctgtggctgcaggggcccCTCCCACCACACCACCACGCAAGCACAAGGGAGTGGTACAGaaggcagctggagcagaacaGGAGGGTGCCCCCACAGGGGTCCTTCCACCTCCTGCCCCCCGTGAAGAGGGAGTGCCACCAGATCTTGAGCTTCCACCCAACATCACTGTCTATGTGCCTCCTGAGCTGATGTTCACCCCTCCTCGGACTGCTGCCTCTCCTCATACAGACACCCCCACTCCGGGCTCTCCTGCACCCCCCACGGACGCTTCCCCCCCGCCCCAGGCTCCGTCTCCTTCCAAGTCATCCCCCACTGTTTCCCCAGTGTCAACCACgcccagctcagcccccacACCATCTCCCACCCCCAACACCACACCTTCACGGAAGATGCCTCCCTACATGGTAACCTCCTTCATCTCCATGCCCCCCACATCACCCCCTGCGCAGGAGCCCACCACCACTCCCCCACCCTCCAAGGAGCCCCCAGCTGCTAGTGGGGTCCCAGGGGCAAAAGACAGCACATCACTGCGGCAGGGTGTCCCCCAGAAGCCATACACCTTCTTGGACGAGAAAGCAAG AGGCCGTTTCGGGGTGATCCGGCTCTGCAAGGAGAATGCCACAGGGAAGCACTTCATGGCCAAGATTGTGCCCTACGAGGCGGAGCGGAAGCAGAGCGTGCTGCAGGAGTACGAGATCCTCAAGGCGCTGCACCATGAGCGCATCATGGCCCTGCACGAGGCGTACATCACCCCCCGCTATCTGGTGCTCATCTGCGAGAACTGTGCTGGCAAGGAGATCCTCTACAGCATCGTGGACAG GTTTCGCTACTCGGAGGATGACGTGGTGAGCTAcgttctgcagctcctgcagggcctcgagTACCTGCACAGCCGCCGCATTGTGCACCTCGACATCAAGCCAGACAACATCATCATCTCAGGCACAAATGCCCTCAAGATCATCGATTTTGGCAGTGCCCAGACCTACAACCCACTTGTGCTGCGGCAGCTGGGGCGGCGTGCTGGCACCCTGGAGTACATGT CGCCAGAGGTGGTGAAGGGAGACCCGGTGGGCTCTGCAGCAGATGTCTGGGGTGTTGGCGTCCTCACCTACATCAT GCTCAGCGGGCGGTCCCCATTCTTTGAACTGGACCCCATCGAGACGGAGAACCGCATCCTGGCAGGGCGCTTTGATGCCTTCAAGCTGTACCCCAACGTCTCGCAGACTGCTGCCCTCTTCATCCGCAAGGTCCTCACCGTCCACCCCTG GAGCCGCCCCACGGTGAAGGACTGCTTCGCCAATACCTGGCTCCAGGATGCCTACCTGATGAAGCTGCGCCGCCAGACCCTGACTTTCACCACCAACCGCCTCAAGGAATTCCTAGTGGACCACCAGAGGCGCCGCGGCGAGGCCGTCACAAAGCACAAGGTCTTACTGCGCTCCTACCAGGGCGGCCAGCCACCAGGGCCACAGTAA